The region ATTAAGGTATCTCTTCATCACCACCGCACCCTCTCTCGCTCCCGGCGATCCCGGATGCACGCCGGGCCGGAATCGCCGGCGACTCGGGTTTGCCGCGCATCCGAGTGCCGGGTTGTCGGGTTCGGCCGTCCCCTGCCGGAGCAGGGTGAGTGTCCGGGAGAATCATTAATAGACCCCATGCTCTATAACGTACCAGCGTTCCGGGCGCCGGAGGACGCCCCAAGGGTAGGGGAATCGCCCGATAAAAAGTGTGATTCGGAAAAAACGGTCAATATTCCATATTTTTGGGAATTGTTCGTCTATAACTCATATACCGGATGGTGATTATCATGGCAAAGCAATCAAAGATCAGAACCCCCATTGTCTGCGTGATGGGCCATGTCGACCACGGCAAGACATCTCTTCTGGATAGGATCCGGGGCTCATCCGTGACGTCGACCGAGGCGGGCGCGATCACACAGCATATCGGCGCCACGCTCGTCCCCATCGACGCGATCACCCGCATGAGCGGAGCCTTGAGCAAGGTCAGCGTCAACGTCCCGGGCCTCCTCTTCATCGACACTCCCGGGCACCACGCCTTCACCACCCTCCGTGCGCGCGGCGGGGCGCTCGCCGATATGGCAATCGTCGTGGTGGATATCAACGAGGGCTTCCGCCCCCAGACGATCGAGGCGCTCCAGATCCTGCGCAACTACAAGACGCCGTTCGTTATCGCGGCAAACAAAGTCGACCGCATCCATGGGTGGCGCGTTCAAGAAGGCCAGCCATTCCTGAAGACGTTCGCGAAGCAGAACGAGCGTGTCCAGGGCACACTTGAGACGAAGGTCTACGAACTCGTCGGCAAACTCTCGGACCTCGGGTTCAACTCCGAGCGGTTCGACCGGGTCTCCGACTTCGCGCGGAACATCTGCATCGTGCCGACGAGCGCCCTCACCGGCGAGGGCATCCCCGACGTCCTCATGGTGCTGATCGGGCTTGCCCAGCGCTACATGACCGAGAGCCTCAAGGTCAGCGCCGACGGCCCCGGCGCCGGCACCGTGCTCGAGGTGAAGGAGGAGCGGGGGCTCGGGATGACGCTCGACGTCATCCTCTACGACGGGACCCTCGCGGTCGGGGACGAGATCGTCGTCGCAGGAAACGAGGAGATCATCGGGACCAAAGTGCGGTCCCTCTTAAAGCCCCGGCCCATGAGCGAGATCCTGACCGAAGAGCGGTTCGAGCGGGTCAAGTCCGTCACCGCCGCCGCGGGTATCAAGGTGGCAGCCCCGAAACTCGACGGCGTCATCGCGGGGTCCCCTTTGCGGGTTGTCAGGGGCGGCAACCGGGACGAGGTGGCAGAACAGGTCCGCCACGAGGTCCAGGACATTCAGGTGAACCTCTCCGATATCGGGGTCATCATCAGGGCCGATACCATCGGTGCCCTCGAAGCGCTCTCGAAGGAACTGGAGGGACACCAGATCCAGGTGATGCGGGCCACCGTCGGCCCGGTCACCCGCCACGACGTCATTGAGGCCGGAACGATCAAGGACCCGCTCTACAGCGCGATCATCGCCTTCAACACCCCGGTCCTGCCTGACGCGGTCGACACCCTGGCGGACGCCTCGATGTCGCATGTCAGCATATTCGAGGGCGGGGTCATCTACCAGCTCCTCGACGATTACGTGGAGTGGCGCGATGCGAAGAAGCAGGAGCTTGAGCGGCAGCAGTTCGAGAAACTGATCATGCCGGCAAAGATCCGGATCCTCCCGAACTGCGTCTTCCGGCAGAGCAACCCGGCGGTCGTCGGCGTCCGTGTCCTCGGAGGAAAACTCCAGAGCGATGTCGATCTGATCCTCCCGAACGGCAAAAAGGTGGGTCATCTCAAGCAGATCCAGGCGAAGAACGAGACGGTTCAAGAGGTCGACGCCGGCAAGGAGGTGGCGATCTCCATCGAGGGACCGACGGTCGGCCGCCAGATCAACGTCGACGACGACCTCTATGTGGATGTCCCGGAGCGGCATGTGAAGGTGATCGAGCGGGAGATGCTCGAGCACTTGAACTCAAGCCTGCGGGAGACCCTCGAGGAGTTCACCTCCCTCAAACGCCGAGACGACCCCTTCTGGGGGAAGTGAACACCCCCTGGACTCAATCGGCGGGAGCCACCGAAGCCCCTCGGCCTCTTGTGCTCCTGCTCCGAGAGCCCTGTCAAGGTAGGCTTTTAATAGCATATTATCAAATTGTATAGGTACTTTCGAAGGAGTCGTCAACAATGGCAGATTTCAAAATCATCCTATCAGACCCGGAAACCGGGCGTTCATACAAGATTGATGCGACCGGTCCCGCCGCAGGAGCGCTCATCGGCAAGCGCATCGGTGACGAGATCGACGGGGGCGCTCTCGGGCTTGCGGGCTACACGATCCAGATCACCGGCGGCACGGACAAGACCGGCATCCCGGCACGCCGCGACCTCCCCGGACCTGCACGGAGGAGACTCCTGCTCTCCGAGGGTGTCGGGTTCCACCCGGTCATGGAAGGTGAGCGCCGCAGGAAGTCGGTACGCGGGAGCGAGATCAGCGCCGACTTTGTTCAGGTCAACGCAGCCGTGAAGCAGCACGGAGCAAAACCCCTGGCCGAATACTTCGAACAGCCCGAGGCGGCGGCTGAATAAATCAGCACCCATCTTTTCTTAAGAAATTTCGGCTTTGTTGAAATCCGTTTTCGGGATGAAGTAACCTATTTTGTACCTCTGGGGCTCGAACTCTGGTAACTGTTGCTATGGGGAGCGGTTGCCGGATGTTCTATTATCAGATCCGGTACGCTTTTCATGTCTTCTGGGTACGCGCCAAATTCGCATGAATCGCTTGGGGGCCGTGGCTGATGAAACCTCCCAACAACGAAAATCCCGGTACACTGGACCGTGGCGGATATCATCTCCGGGGGTGGGGACAGGGGAGGGGGGCAGGCCCCCCCCCCGTCAGCCCCTCCCCCAAGGACGATACCCCTAGGAAGCCGTGCTCGGGGCAGCAAGATCACATCCTTGTTTTCACGCTCTTTCAGAGCCTTGTTCCTCGAAATCCTTCGGTATCCCGGACCTCTGTTTCAGCATCCGCTCTCCCTTGATGCAATAACCGCTGGACGTCTGATCCGGGCTGCGAAAAGGTAGAATCGTCCGAACGGCAAAACGGCCGGTATGGCGGGCGCCTTACCGCCCTACCGCACCTTTGCGACCGACCGCTCCAGAGCGGCCAGTTTATCCTCGAACGGAACGCCGTACTTCTTGGCGAGGACGACCACCGCCGCCTCCACGCGGAGGTTGCCGTCGAAGTGGTCGACGACCTGGTGGAGTTCCGCGACGACATCCTGCGGCGGTTTCCCGGTTGCGGCGGCGATCCGTCCGATCAACTCCTCGTAGGGGCTCTCCGCAACGAGGACGTCGGAGGTTGGCTTGAACCCGAGCGGTATCGAGACCTCCGCGACGTCGAAGAGCGGTCGGATGGTGCCGCCGTCCATCTCGACGAGCCCCTCTGACATCGCCCGCTCAAGGAGCTGGTTCGCCTGCTCCTTGTTCATCCACTTCCGGTCGATGGCGATGTAGAAGACGAACTCGCTCCTCTGCAGCCGGTCCTTGCGCATGTGCTTGAACGGCGCGGCAACGGCAATCTTTACGCTCACTCGCAGGCACCTTTCAGTATTCTTCGCAGATCCATCGCATCCATGTCGCCGTGACGGCCTTCCTTCGCGACAAAACACTCGGTCACCGGGCCCTTATCGACGACCCGAAGGAAGAAGACATTCTCTGCGACCGGCAGCCGTGCATTGGGAGTAAGCAGCGTCCTCTGGAGGGCGACCCGGAAATCCGCCACCTCGGTCACCTTCTCGGAGAGCAGCGGCAGGGCGCCGAGGTCCACAAACTGTGTTCGCTCATCTGCGATCTGGATGAGGGCGCGCTCCTTGACGAGGCCTTCTGGTCCCTGCCTGGTCGTGTGGGTGTTATGCATCTGCGCTATGCATGAGAGGACGTCCCGGAACGGCCGGGAGAGTTCAAAATCGAGGTCGATGGATTGGGGAAAACGGTGGTATATCCTGCGCATCACTAGAGTTGAGGTGCGCGGAACGTAAAAAGGATATGATCCCGTTGAGCGCCCGTTCCCCCGGCCACGCAAAGGTTTTTACACCCCCGCCCCTCCATTGCACCCGGTTACGGAGGAGAATATGACGGAACAGATCACGCTCCTGCAGATGAACGACTCGCACGGCTATCTGGAACCGCATCAAGAACTCTTCTATGCCCCCGGCCGGGCCGAGTACCGAACGGCCGGCGGGTATGCCCGGATAGCCGCGCTCCTTGACGCGGTGCGGGATGCGCGGCCGGGAAGAGTCCTTGCGTTCGACTGCGGCGACACCATCCACGGGACCTATCCTGCCGTCCAATCGAAGGGCGAGGCGCTCGTCCCGGTCCTCAACGCCCTTGGGTTCGACGCCATGACCGCCCACTGGGAGTTCGCCTACGGGCCGGAGCAGTTCCGGAAGGTGGCCCGCGGCCTCGACTACCCGGTCCTCGCCATCAACTGCTACGACGACGCGACCGGCGACCTCGTCTTTCCGCCCTACACGGTCTGCGAGACCGAAGGGCTGCAGGTGGGCGTCATCGGCATCGCCGCCACGATCGTCGACAAGGTGATGCCGAAGTCCTTCTCGGAGGGGATCCGGTTCACTCTAGGTAACGAGGAACTCCCGGGATACATCTCACGGCTCCGTGACGACGAGGGCGTGGACCTGGTCGTGGTGGTATCGCACCTCGGTTTTCCTCAAGAGGTGAAACTCGCCCGGGAGGTGGACGGGATCGACGTCCTCCTCTCGGGGCACACCCACAACCGCCTCTTTGAGCCGGCGGTTGTGAACGACACCATCATCATCCAGTCCGGCTGCCACGGCTCCTTCCTCGGGCGGCTCGACCTCACGGTTGAGAACCGGCGGGTGAAGCGCTTCGACCACGACCTCATCGTCGTCGGCGAGGCGATCCGCCCCCATCCCGAGGTCGAAGAGAAGGTCTCGGCGGTCATGGACCCCCACCGCGAGCGCCTCTCCCGGGTCGTCGGCGAGGCTCGGACCCCCCTCAACCGGAACACGGTCCTCGAAGCCACCATGGACAACTTCCTCCTTCAAGCGCTCATCGACGTCACCGATGCTGATATGGCATTCTCGAACGGCTGGCGCTACGGCGCCCCGGTGCCCCCGGGTCCGGTCACGGTAAACGACCTCTGGAACATCATCCCGGTCAACCCTCCGGTCTCGACGGTCGAGATCACAGGCCGGGAACTCCGGGCGATGATGGAGGAGAATCTGGAACGGACCTTTGCGCGGGATCCCTACGAGCAGATGGGCGGCTACGTGAAGCGCTGTGCTGGGGTCAGCCTCTACTGCAAACTCGAGAACCCGCCCGGGCTCCGCATCCAAGAGTTTTTTGCGGGAGGGAAGAGGCTCGACCCGGACGCCGCCTACCAAGCCGCGTTCGTCACCGAGCAGGGCGTGCCTGCGAAGTACGGCGAGAACCGGGAGGCCCTGGATATCCGTGCAATCGAGGTGCTCGAGCGCTACCTCGCGCGAGGCCCCGTCAGGGCCGACCTTGTCGGGAGCGTGACGGCGATATGACGCCCAGATACCGTGTCGTCATCCATGCAAGCGAGCGCGACAGGGCGGCCCTCGCCCTGAACAACGCGAAGAACCTGATCGCCGGCCTCGGGGCGGAGAGGGTCGAGGCTGAGGTGGTGGCCTACGCCGACGGCGTGGAGGGCCTCCGTGCCGGCGGCCCGAACGCCGCCCTCATGGACCTGCTCGCGAGTTACGGCACCCGATTCGTTGTCTGCGCAAACACCCTCCGCTCCCGGAATTTGACTGCGAAGGACTTTCCCGGTTATGTGGAGACGGTCCCGTCCGGCGTCGTGGAACTGGTCGTCAGACAGGCTGAGGGCTGGTGCTACATCCGGCCGTAAAGAAGTCTACGAGAAAAAAGGATTCTTACCCGAGCAGGACCGCGTTGACAACGCCGTCCTGACCGGGTCTGCTGACGATCCGTGCGCGTCCCATGTCCGTCTTGATGACGGCGCCCTTGGTCAGGAGGCTCCGCCGGACGTAGTTCGGGTTGGCGCTGTTTGCTTCGACCGCCTCGATCTTCGCCTTCCGGGTCTCGCCGGTTGCGGGGTTTGCGACCGTCGCGTAGTCCAGACGGAGTGCGCGGACCTTCTGGTTGCCCCCGTAGGTGCGGACGATCTTCTTGCGTTCTTCACCGATATGCGTCTCTGCCGGAGCTCTTCCGATCTCCGACCGCTTCTTGCCCTGGGAGGCGTGGTAGCGTCCGCCCGATGGCTTCCGTACTGATCTTCCTTGCCACTGCATGTGACCACCGAAATACTCTGTTGAGGACGCGATACCCGTCGCGGGATTGCAATCTCTCGTTAAAGTGCTATAACTATTCGGGACGAAGGTATTTAACTGTGCTGATCAAGCGAGGATCGCGTCCAGCAGTTCCCGAATCCCGTCTCCCGTCTTCATGTTCGTCCGGAAGATCTGCATCTCCGGGTTGTATCGGCGCATATCCTGCTCCATCCGGTCAAGATTGGCGCCGACGAACGGGGCAAGGTCGACCTTGTTGATGACGCCGATGGTGCTGCCGCGGAACATCATCGGGTGTTTGTTCACCACATCGTCCCCTTCGGTTGAGCTGACGACGACGATCCTCTTCTCGGCGCCCAGCCGGAAATCGGTCGGGCAGATCATATTGCCGACGTTCTCGATGAAGAGGATGTCGATATCGTCGAGCGGCAGGTGGTCGATGGCATGTTCCACCAGGTGCGCGTCGAGGTGACACTCTTTCCCGGTATTCGCGTTATAGGCCGGGATGCCGAGGGCGACGATCCGCTTGAAATCGTCGTCGCCGTAGACGTCTCCTGCGATGGCGCCGACACGGAGCCCCCGCTCACGGATAAGGGGTGCAAGACGCTCGATCGTGGCTGTCTTCCCCGATCCGATAGCGCCGAGGAGGTCGAACGCCCGAATGCCGTGGCTTTTGAGGAGTTTTGCGTTGGCATCTGCGATGCGGTTATTGACGTCGTAGATGTCCTTCTCCACATGGACGTCGATATGGTGCATGGTTAATACTATTGATCATGATCTGTTTATAGGTTAACACCCCAACAGTACGGCAATGAGCGCGGAGCGCATCCTGTATCCCTGTTATTTCGATGCCACGCTAGAGCGGCGGGAGGGGCGTCGTGTCCCGAAGAACCTCGGCGTAAAAGCCCCGGACCTCCCTGCTATCGAGGCCGTCCTCCGGAAGATGAAGGTCCAGTACCGGGTGGAGGAACACCACCATCCCGCCCGGTGGTCGGAGCGCGAGGGCCGGATCGTGGCTGAATGGGAGGGGAGCAAGGAAGACCTGATTCGGCGGGTCGCAAAGGGCCTCGGAGACCGGAAGTGACCGGAATGTACGACCTGCACACCCATACCATCCTCTCCGACGGCGACCTGCTCCCGACGGAGCTCGTTCGGCGGGCGGCCGTGCTCGGCTACAAGACGCTTGCCGTCACCGACCACGCGGACGCATCAAACCTCGCGCATCTCGTGGAGGCTGTGAGCGAGGTCCGTGATTCGGCGCAGTGTTACGGCGTGGACCTGCTCGTCGGCGTGGAACTCACTCACGTCCCGCCGTCCCGGATCCCGGGGCTTGCGCGCGAAGCAAAACGGCGCGGTGCCGACATCGTCGTGGTCCACGGCGAGACGGTGGTGGAGCCGGTCGCGCCGGGAACCAACCGGGCCGCCTGCACGTGCGAGTACGTGGACGTACTCGGCCACCCGGGGCTCATATCGGTTGAGGATGCGCTGGAAGCGGCTGATCATGGAATTGCGCTTGAGATAACGTCGCGTGCCGGGCACAACCGGACGAACGGCCACGTTGTCCGGGTGGCGCGGGAGGCCGGTTGTCTTCTCACGGTCGATTCAGACACGCATGCGCCGTCGGATCTCATGTCGAAAGAGTCACGATGGGCGGTTGCGCTCGGCGCCGGGTTGACGGAAGCGGAATCCCGAGAAATTCTCTCTCTGGATGTAAAACAGCTCCTCCATATGTGATATGGAGTATTTATATTTTAGCAAAAGGTTTTTATACCCGCGGCGTCAATATATATACGTTACTAAATATATCCAACTATAGTATCCCCTAGAGGTTGCAGTTTGCGGTTAATCGGACGTTCTGTAAGTGTTTGTGGTAATCGCTTGTTAATCTTGCGATGTGATGCTGCACAGTTGCCCCGCCTCTACGGTGAGGTTGTAGATCGCCGGTTAAAACCCGTAGGGAAGGTAGTCGACATCTTTGGGAATATATCATCTCCCTATGCCGTAGTCCTCTGCTACAACGGCTGTTCCGTGCAGGTTGGCGAGAAGGTCTTTGCAAAATAGGTGAATAATCGATGGCAGAAGTTGAAAAATTAAAACAGCTGCAGTTGCAGCGCGAAGCCCTCAAGAAGAGAGGGGAGCAGAAGGTCAAAGAGAAGGAGAAGAAGCGTACCGAGGAGACCGTCCAGTCGGTCTGTCCCGAGTGCGGCAGCCGCCAACTCGTCCACGATTACGAGCGTGCGGAACTCGTATGCCAGAGTTGCGGTCTCGTTATCGACGAGGAGTTCATCGACCGCGGCCCCGAGTGGCGTGCCTTCGACCACGACCAGCGCATGAAGCGCTCCCGTGTCGGCGCACCGATGACGTTCACGATCCACGACAAGGGTCTCTCGACG is a window of Methanoculleus sp. 7T DNA encoding:
- the infB gene encoding translation initiation factor IF-2 — translated: MAKQSKIRTPIVCVMGHVDHGKTSLLDRIRGSSVTSTEAGAITQHIGATLVPIDAITRMSGALSKVSVNVPGLLFIDTPGHHAFTTLRARGGALADMAIVVVDINEGFRPQTIEALQILRNYKTPFVIAANKVDRIHGWRVQEGQPFLKTFAKQNERVQGTLETKVYELVGKLSDLGFNSERFDRVSDFARNICIVPTSALTGEGIPDVLMVLIGLAQRYMTESLKVSADGPGAGTVLEVKEERGLGMTLDVILYDGTLAVGDEIVVAGNEEIIGTKVRSLLKPRPMSEILTEERFERVKSVTAAAGIKVAAPKLDGVIAGSPLRVVRGGNRDEVAEQVRHEVQDIQVNLSDIGVIIRADTIGALEALSKELEGHQIQVMRATVGPVTRHDVIEAGTIKDPLYSAIIAFNTPVLPDAVDTLADASMSHVSIFEGGVIYQLLDDYVEWRDAKKQELERQQFEKLIMPAKIRILPNCVFRQSNPAVVGVRVLGGKLQSDVDLILPNGKKVGHLKQIQAKNETVQEVDAGKEVAISIEGPTVGRQINVDDDLYVDVPERHVKVIEREMLEHLNSSLRETLEEFTSLKRRDDPFWGK
- a CDS encoding 30S ribosomal protein S6e produces the protein MADFKIILSDPETGRSYKIDATGPAAGALIGKRIGDEIDGGALGLAGYTIQITGGTDKTGIPARRDLPGPARRRLLLSEGVGFHPVMEGERRRKSVRGSEISADFVQVNAAVKQHGAKPLAEYFEQPEAAAE
- a CDS encoding DUF2240 family protein, coding for MSVKIAVAAPFKHMRKDRLQRSEFVFYIAIDRKWMNKEQANQLLERAMSEGLVEMDGGTIRPLFDVAEVSIPLGFKPTSDVLVAESPYEELIGRIAAATGKPPQDVVAELHQVVDHFDGNLRVEAAVVVLAKKYGVPFEDKLAALERSVAKVR
- a CDS encoding bifunctional metallophosphatase/5'-nucleotidase; its protein translation is MTEQITLLQMNDSHGYLEPHQELFYAPGRAEYRTAGGYARIAALLDAVRDARPGRVLAFDCGDTIHGTYPAVQSKGEALVPVLNALGFDAMTAHWEFAYGPEQFRKVARGLDYPVLAINCYDDATGDLVFPPYTVCETEGLQVGVIGIAATIVDKVMPKSFSEGIRFTLGNEELPGYISRLRDDEGVDLVVVVSHLGFPQEVKLAREVDGIDVLLSGHTHNRLFEPAVVNDTIIIQSGCHGSFLGRLDLTVENRRVKRFDHDLIVVGEAIRPHPEVEEKVSAVMDPHRERLSRVVGEARTPLNRNTVLEATMDNFLLQALIDVTDADMAFSNGWRYGAPVPPGPVTVNDLWNIIPVNPPVSTVEITGRELRAMMEENLERTFARDPYEQMGGYVKRCAGVSLYCKLENPPGLRIQEFFAGGKRLDPDAAYQAAFVTEQGVPAKYGENREALDIRAIEVLERYLARGPVRADLVGSVTAI
- a CDS encoding DsrE family protein; this translates as MTPRYRVVIHASERDRAALALNNAKNLIAGLGAERVEAEVVAYADGVEGLRAGGPNAALMDLLASYGTRFVVCANTLRSRNLTAKDFPGYVETVPSGVVELVVRQAEGWCYIRP
- a CDS encoding 30S ribosomal protein S8e, coding for MQWQGRSVRKPSGGRYHASQGKKRSEIGRAPAETHIGEERKKIVRTYGGNQKVRALRLDYATVANPATGETRKAKIEAVEANSANPNYVRRSLLTKGAVIKTDMGRARIVSRPGQDGVVNAVLLG
- the hypB gene encoding hydrogenase nickel incorporation protein HypB yields the protein MHHIDVHVEKDIYDVNNRIADANAKLLKSHGIRAFDLLGAIGSGKTATIERLAPLIRERGLRVGAIAGDVYGDDDFKRIVALGIPAYNANTGKECHLDAHLVEHAIDHLPLDDIDILFIENVGNMICPTDFRLGAEKRIVVVSSTEGDDVVNKHPMMFRGSTIGVINKVDLAPFVGANLDRMEQDMRRYNPEMQIFRTNMKTGDGIRELLDAILA
- a CDS encoding signal recognition particle subunit SRP19/SEC65 family protein, which produces MSAERILYPCYFDATLERREGRRVPKNLGVKAPDLPAIEAVLRKMKVQYRVEEHHHPARWSEREGRIVAEWEGSKEDLIRRVAKGLGDRK
- a CDS encoding histidinol phosphate phosphatase domain-containing protein yields the protein MYDLHTHTILSDGDLLPTELVRRAAVLGYKTLAVTDHADASNLAHLVEAVSEVRDSAQCYGVDLLVGVELTHVPPSRIPGLAREAKRRGADIVVVHGETVVEPVAPGTNRAACTCEYVDVLGHPGLISVEDALEAADHGIALEITSRAGHNRTNGHVVRVAREAGCLLTVDSDTHAPSDLMSKESRWAVALGAGLTEAESREILSLDVKQLLHM